A genome region from Bombus pyrosoma isolate SC7728 unplaced genomic scaffold, ASM1482585v1 HiC_scaffold_4713, whole genome shotgun sequence includes the following:
- the LOC122577464 gene encoding alpha-ketoglutarate-dependent dioxygenase alkB homolog 4-like gives METVRSCGCKGIRSCLLCETEHKIHISYKVTVLCTRYEYCPNCDKSWPGWDADLYKNHPYHRGTAIEFPGVYIKTWRNST, from the exons ATGGAAACAGTACGATCTTGTGGTTGCAAGGGAATAAGATCTTGTCTTCTCTGCGAAACTGAACATAAGATT CATATATCATACAAAGTTACCGTTTTATGTACAAGATATGAATATTGTCCAAACTGTGACAAATCATGGCCTGGTTGGGATGCTGATCTTTACAAAAATCATCCGTATCATCGAGGAACTGCCATAGAATTTCCTGGTGTATATATAAAG ACATGGCGAAATAGTACTTAA